A part of Thiomicrorhabdus sediminis genomic DNA contains:
- the thpR gene encoding RNA 2',3'-cyclic phosphodiesterase: MRCFIALPIDPNTRGTLHNCSLRLQTQPWAHHIKWFNADNYHLTLQFIGSKVTADKVDQITQAMDNWLENIPAFEIRIKRIELFPDNSAPHTITATIENNPRLNRLAKLIADKLSTIGLQPSQKSFRPHISLGRINTKAGSKDFLIPPALNQVSQFDLALRVDTITLYRSELTQTAPIYTELKSIYLNNH; this comes from the coding sequence ATGCGTTGCTTTATTGCCCTACCCATTGACCCTAACACCCGTGGCACTTTGCATAATTGCTCCCTGCGACTGCAAACCCAACCCTGGGCACACCATATCAAATGGTTCAACGCCGACAACTATCATCTGACTTTACAGTTTATCGGTAGCAAGGTTACGGCTGATAAAGTCGACCAAATCACGCAAGCAATGGATAACTGGCTAGAGAACATTCCCGCCTTTGAGATTCGCATTAAGCGCATCGAGCTGTTTCCCGATAACAGCGCCCCGCATACCATTACTGCAACAATTGAAAACAATCCCCGCTTGAACCGGCTCGCCAAATTAATCGCAGACAAACTCTCCACCATCGGTTTACAACCAAGCCAAAAAAGCTTTCGTCCGCATATTAGTCTGGGACGAATAAACACTAAAGCCGGTAGCAAAGACTTTTTGATTCCGCCAGCGCTTAATCAAGTAAGCCAATTTGATTTAGCCTTAAGAGTCGATACAATCACCCTCTATCGAAGTGAGCTGACGCAAACAGCGCCAATTTACACCGAACTGAAAAGCATTTATTTAAACAACCATTAA
- a CDS encoding nitroreductase, with protein MNVSQAIKQRHSCRAFTEQSVAIDTIKTIIDTAKYAPSGVNTQPWQVAVLSGESKQKLSEKMVEAFRNKQTESMDYHYYPQTWTELYKKRRVATGIKLYEALNIQREDKARRLTQWEANYRAFDAPVMLLFFIDKSLETGSYLDYGMFLQNIMLLAEEQGLATCPQGALGEFPSIVKAHLEIAENWNLLGGMALGYEDKEHPVNSYRTDRVELEEFCQFFE; from the coding sequence ATGAATGTTAGCCAAGCCATCAAACAACGTCACTCCTGTCGCGCCTTTACCGAACAAAGCGTTGCTATTGATACCATTAAAACGATTATCGATACCGCCAAATACGCGCCATCCGGTGTTAATACTCAGCCTTGGCAGGTAGCGGTGTTAAGCGGTGAGAGCAAACAAAAGCTGTCCGAAAAAATGGTCGAGGCGTTTCGCAATAAACAAACCGAGAGCATGGATTATCACTATTACCCGCAAACCTGGACCGAGCTCTACAAAAAACGTCGTGTCGCCACCGGTATCAAACTTTATGAAGCCTTGAATATTCAACGAGAAGATAAAGCGCGTAGATTGACGCAATGGGAAGCCAACTATCGCGCTTTCGATGCCCCGGTGATGTTATTGTTCTTTATCGACAAATCACTCGAGACCGGCTCTTATCTGGATTACGGTATGTTTTTACAGAACATTATGCTACTCGCCGAAGAACAAGGCCTAGCGACTTGCCCACAAGGTGCTTTAGGAGAGTTTCCAAGCATTGTCAAAGCGCACTTGGAGATTGCCGAGAACTGGAATCTTTTAGGCGGCATGGCATTGGGTTATGAAGATAAAGAACATCCGGTCAACTCTTATCGAACCGATCGTGTCGAATTGGAAGAGTTTTGTCAGTTCTTCGAATAA
- a CDS encoding bacterioferritin: MSKKSTLSNLQKALSMELTAAHQYQLHASVLSDWGIDILSEQMRKEMSEELGHSDAFMERIMFLKGKPVLKMANTPVMAESLVQMFKTDLADEKEAIKFYTKAAQQAAEEGDIGTRTLFEKIVMDEEGHMSWLELQLDLIKRMGEPAYIAKHMSAINNH; this comes from the coding sequence ATGAGCAAAAAATCAACCCTTAGCAACCTTCAAAAAGCTTTATCAATGGAGTTAACTGCAGCACACCAATATCAGTTACACGCCAGCGTTTTATCTGATTGGGGAATTGATATCCTCTCTGAACAGATGCGTAAAGAGATGAGCGAAGAGCTCGGACATTCAGACGCATTTATGGAACGCATCATGTTCTTGAAAGGCAAACCAGTTCTCAAAATGGCGAATACACCTGTTATGGCGGAATCTCTGGTTCAGATGTTCAAGACCGATTTAGCGGATGAAAAAGAAGCGATTAAGTTTTACACCAAAGCCGCACAGCAAGCTGCCGAAGAAGGAGATATCGGAACAAGAACCCTGTTTGAAAAGATCGTCATGGATGAAGAAGGTCACATGAGCTGGTTAGAACTACAGCTAGACCTAATCAAACGCATGGGTGAGCCGGCCTATATAGCTAAACATATGTCGGCTATAAACAACCATTAG
- the dnaE gene encoding DNA polymerase III subunit alpha — MSQFVHLHVHSEYSVVDGTLGIKPLISLVKECQQPAMALTDQSNLFALVKFYSSAMAAGIKPVIGADVYIEDDNGEVFRCVLLCQNDQGYLNLSHLISQGYLRNQKLYDNDDNALIKREWLAEFNDGLIALSGGREGDVGSAILAQKPNLVASRVKWWQEHFADRFYLELVRTNRDNEERYIAQAIEVALRYEVPVVATNDVRFAKAEDFEAHEVRTCIHDGYVLEDLNRPKRYSEEQYFKTSEQMIELFADIPEAIENTVEIARRCTLSLTLGTYFLPDFPVPEGMTIDEFFVEESHKGLDERLAFLFGHLSAEEQQAKRDEYYARIKFELDIILQMGFPGYFLIVADFIQWGKNHGIPVGPGRGSGAGSLVAYALKITDLDPIEYDLLFERFLNPERVSMPDFDVDFCMDRRDEVIDYVSRHYGRDHVSQIVTFGTMAAKAVVRDVGRVLGLGYGVVDGIAKLIPNELGIKLSGALEQEQDLQDKYDNDEDARQLLDLALKLEGTVRNTGKHAGGVVIGPKPLDHFCPVLCEPDGSSVVTQLDKNDVETAGLVKFDFLGLRTLTIIDWALQSINGDKNPEDEGFVDIARIPLDDAPTFDLIKTGKTTGVFQLESSGMQSLIVRLRPDCFEDIIALVALFRPGPLESGMVDNFIARKHGKEKVSYPDATWQHESLKETLAPTYGVILYQEQVMQIAQILAGYTLGGADMLRRAMGKKKPEEMAKQRSVFEEGAINNGIDGELAMKIFDLVEKFAGYGFNKSHSAAYALVSYQSAWLKTHYPAEFMAAQISSDMDNTEKVVHMVNECYAMGLTVLPPNINTGQVHFKPAGERTVNYGLGAIKGVGEAALVGVIEERNANGEFKDLFDFCLRAGKKVNRRVMEALVRSGAFDKLHDNRNAMLESIPMAMQQAEQQQKNDEVGQNDLFGDVLSVEESGESKLLDVPQMPEKIRLSGEKETLGLYVTGHPIDMYEKELETLVGHKLVSLKPEKYKEVMAAGLVVELRSKITRTGRRMGFAAIDDKTRRLEVVMGPGVYEEIKDTLRPDTVVIVKGEVAEDTFNGGIKMDAKMVVTLAEARVEKARAIKLMVNQSERQLDNQAISQLQQLLTPFAGDIGLPIVIDYTNQQATVQMKTGGDIQYFPDDDLLEALNAHSWNPVVV, encoded by the coding sequence ATGAGCCAATTCGTTCATTTACATGTTCACTCTGAATACTCGGTGGTTGATGGAACCCTGGGTATTAAACCTCTGATCTCACTAGTCAAAGAGTGCCAGCAACCGGCTATGGCATTGACCGACCAAAGCAACCTGTTTGCCTTGGTTAAATTCTATTCATCGGCGATGGCAGCTGGCATCAAGCCGGTTATCGGTGCCGATGTCTATATCGAAGATGATAACGGCGAGGTGTTTCGCTGTGTTTTATTGTGTCAGAACGACCAAGGCTACCTGAATCTTTCACACTTGATTTCTCAAGGTTATCTGCGCAACCAGAAACTTTACGATAACGACGATAACGCCCTGATCAAACGCGAATGGCTGGCCGAATTTAATGATGGTCTGATAGCGCTGTCCGGTGGCCGAGAGGGGGATGTCGGTAGTGCGATTCTGGCGCAAAAGCCGAACTTGGTCGCCTCGCGTGTCAAATGGTGGCAAGAACATTTTGCCGATCGCTTTTATCTTGAGCTGGTGCGTACCAACCGAGACAATGAAGAGCGTTATATCGCTCAGGCGATTGAGGTGGCGTTACGTTACGAAGTCCCCGTGGTCGCGACCAATGATGTACGTTTTGCCAAGGCCGAAGATTTTGAAGCTCATGAAGTGCGTACCTGTATTCATGATGGTTATGTCCTGGAAGATCTGAATCGTCCGAAACGTTACTCTGAAGAGCAATATTTTAAAACCAGCGAGCAGATGATCGAGCTGTTTGCCGACATTCCCGAAGCGATTGAAAACACCGTTGAAATCGCCCGTCGCTGTACTCTGAGCTTGACGCTGGGAACTTATTTCCTACCGGATTTTCCGGTGCCGGAAGGCATGACTATAGACGAGTTCTTTGTTGAGGAGAGTCATAAAGGTCTCGATGAGCGTCTTGCGTTTCTGTTCGGTCATCTGTCTGCCGAAGAGCAGCAAGCCAAGCGCGACGAGTATTACGCGCGTATCAAGTTCGAGCTCGATATTATCCTGCAGATGGGGTTCCCGGGTTATTTCCTGATCGTTGCCGACTTTATCCAATGGGGTAAAAACCACGGTATTCCGGTCGGGCCTGGGCGTGGTTCCGGTGCCGGTTCCTTGGTGGCTTATGCGCTGAAAATCACCGATTTGGATCCAATCGAATACGACCTGCTTTTCGAACGATTCTTGAACCCGGAACGTGTTTCCATGCCCGATTTCGACGTCGATTTCTGTATGGACCGCCGAGACGAGGTCATCGACTATGTCTCGCGTCACTATGGCCGCGACCATGTATCGCAGATCGTTACCTTCGGTACCATGGCCGCCAAAGCGGTGGTGCGTGATGTCGGGCGAGTATTGGGCTTGGGTTACGGCGTGGTGGATGGTATCGCTAAGCTGATTCCGAATGAATTGGGGATCAAACTATCCGGCGCCTTGGAGCAGGAACAGGACCTGCAAGACAAATACGATAATGATGAAGACGCGCGCCAGCTATTGGATTTGGCATTGAAGCTTGAAGGTACGGTACGTAACACCGGTAAGCACGCCGGTGGGGTGGTTATCGGGCCGAAACCTTTGGATCATTTCTGTCCGGTATTGTGTGAACCGGATGGTTCCAGTGTGGTCACCCAGCTGGATAAAAACGATGTGGAAACCGCCGGTCTGGTTAAGTTCGACTTCTTGGGTCTACGAACCCTGACCATTATCGACTGGGCATTGCAATCAATCAACGGTGATAAAAACCCAGAAGATGAAGGTTTCGTCGATATCGCGCGTATCCCATTGGACGATGCGCCGACTTTTGATCTGATCAAAACCGGTAAGACCACCGGGGTCTTCCAGCTCGAATCCTCCGGGATGCAGAGCTTGATCGTCCGTCTGCGTCCCGACTGTTTTGAAGATATTATCGCTTTGGTGGCGCTGTTCCGTCCGGGGCCATTGGAATCGGGGATGGTGGATAACTTTATCGCGCGTAAGCACGGTAAGGAAAAAGTCTCTTATCCGGATGCCACTTGGCAGCATGAATCGTTGAAAGAAACCTTGGCACCGACCTACGGGGTTATCCTTTACCAGGAACAGGTTATGCAGATCGCGCAGATTCTGGCGGGTTATACGCTCGGTGGTGCGGATATGTTGCGTCGAGCCATGGGTAAGAAAAAACCCGAAGAGATGGCCAAACAGCGTTCGGTATTTGAAGAGGGTGCGATCAATAACGGTATCGATGGCGAGTTGGCGATGAAGATCTTCGACTTGGTGGAAAAGTTCGCCGGGTACGGTTTCAACAAATCCCACTCAGCCGCCTATGCCTTGGTCTCTTATCAATCGGCTTGGCTGAAAACCCATTATCCGGCCGAGTTTATGGCCGCGCAGATTTCATCGGATATGGATAACACCGAAAAAGTCGTGCATATGGTTAATGAATGTTATGCGATGGGCTTGACGGTATTGCCGCCAAATATCAATACCGGTCAGGTGCATTTCAAACCGGCCGGAGAGCGCACTGTCAATTATGGTCTCGGAGCCATTAAAGGCGTTGGTGAGGCCGCACTTGTCGGTGTCATTGAAGAACGCAACGCTAATGGTGAATTCAAGGACCTGTTCGATTTCTGTTTGCGTGCCGGTAAAAAGGTCAATCGTCGTGTTATGGAGGCTTTGGTGCGCTCCGGTGCTTTCGATAAGCTGCACGATAATCGTAATGCCATGTTGGAGAGTATTCCGATGGCGATGCAGCAGGCCGAACAACAGCAGAAAAATGATGAAGTCGGCCAAAACGACCTCTTTGGCGATGTGTTATCGGTGGAAGAATCCGGCGAATCCAAGTTGCTGGATGTACCGCAAATGCCGGAGAAAATTCGTCTGTCAGGTGAAAAGGAAACGCTTGGGTTGTATGTCACCGGTCATCCGATCGATATGTACGAGAAAGAGCTGGAAACCTTGGTCGGCCATAAGCTGGTCAGCCTGAAACCGGAAAAATACAAAGAAGTCATGGCCGCAGGTCTGGTGGTGGAATTGCGTTCCAAAATCACTAGAACCGGTCGACGCATGGGCTTTGCTGCGATTGACGATAAAACCCGTCGTCTAGAAGTGGTAATGGGGCCGGGCGTCTACGAAGAGATCAAAGACACCTTGCGTCCGGATACGGTGGTGATTGTTAAAGGAGAGGTCGCCGAGGACACCTTTAACGGCGGTATTAAGATGGATGCCAAAATGGTGGTCACGCTTGCCGAAGCGCGAGTTGAAAAAGCGCGCGCGATTAAATTGATGGTCAATCAAAGCGAACGTCAATTGGATAATCAGGCGATTAGCCAGTTACAGCAGTTATTGACGCCGTTTGCCGGCGATATCGGTTTGCCGATTGTGATTGATTACACTAATCAGCAGGCGACGGTGCAGATGAAAACCGGTGGAGATATTCAGTATTTCCCGGATGATGATCTGCTCGAAGCGCTGAATGCGCATAGTTGGAATCCGGTGGTGGTTTAA
- the aat gene encoding leucyl/phenylalanyl-tRNA--protein transferase, whose product MTQHNITMPFWLDPQPVFFPPTHLAMIEPDGLLAVGGDLTPEWLLHAYSKGIFPWFNPEEPILWWTPNPRSVLFLDDVKLRKSLKKRLRQLLKNPGFSVKFDCNFKEVMSQCAQMPRHGQDGTWISNAMIKAYEKLHQAGHAHSVEVYLDDQLIGGLYGVAIGKMFYGESMFAKQTDASKIALIVLANQLKEWGFRAIDTQVETAHLNSLGAQCISRLAFEGLIAQQTAKPFPAKKWHLDSQWHQKLLG is encoded by the coding sequence ATGACGCAGCACAATATCACCATGCCGTTTTGGCTGGACCCACAACCGGTCTTTTTCCCGCCGACTCATTTGGCGATGATTGAGCCAGATGGACTGCTCGCGGTTGGTGGAGACTTGACGCCGGAATGGCTGTTACACGCCTACAGCAAAGGGATTTTTCCGTGGTTCAATCCGGAAGAACCGATTCTCTGGTGGACCCCGAATCCACGCAGCGTTTTGTTTCTTGACGATGTCAAATTACGTAAAAGCCTGAAAAAGCGGCTCAGACAACTGCTGAAAAATCCGGGCTTTAGCGTCAAGTTTGATTGCAATTTCAAAGAAGTCATGTCGCAATGCGCGCAAATGCCACGCCACGGACAAGACGGCACCTGGATCAGCAACGCCATGATCAAAGCCTATGAAAAACTGCATCAGGCAGGCCATGCGCATAGCGTTGAGGTTTATCTTGATGATCAATTGATTGGCGGCCTTTATGGCGTGGCGATCGGCAAGATGTTTTATGGTGAATCCATGTTTGCCAAACAAACCGATGCCTCAAAAATCGCCTTGATTGTCCTGGCAAACCAACTCAAGGAATGGGGGTTTCGTGCTATCGACACTCAGGTTGAGACCGCCCATCTGAACAGCCTTGGGGCACAATGTATCAGCCGCCTCGCATTTGAGGGCTTGATTGCGCAACAGACCGCAAAGCCGTTTCCTGCAAAAAAATGGCATCTCGATAGTCAGTGGCATCAAAAACTACTGGGTTAA
- the sdhC gene encoding succinate dehydrogenase, cytochrome b556 subunit gives MYQHPDDRPRFLSLTAFRFPLNAKLSAGHRITGALLIVCLIKILALTHLLILSPDLDFYSIQQHWITQTLIKTFWVLLAFHWLSGLRHLLAEHFIDAKPYAIINQTSISYLLIGLWLVITLLILLS, from the coding sequence ATGTATCAACACCCTGATGACCGACCTCGCTTCTTGAGTCTGACAGCTTTTCGCTTTCCGCTGAATGCCAAACTTTCTGCCGGACACCGAATTACCGGCGCCCTGTTAATCGTTTGCCTTATCAAGATACTGGCACTGACCCATCTTCTAATTCTCAGTCCCGACTTGGACTTTTATAGCATCCAGCAACACTGGATAACCCAAACACTGATCAAAACCTTTTGGGTTTTACTGGCGTTTCACTGGCTTTCCGGGCTGCGCCACTTGTTGGCAGAACATTTTATCGATGCCAAACCCTATGCCATTATCAACCAAACAAGCATCAGCTATCTGCTGATCGGCTTGTGGTTGGTGATCACTCTATTGATATTGCTTAGTTAA
- the sdhD gene encoding succinate dehydrogenase, hydrophobic membrane anchor protein: MNLTGVKAHKWQRISAVYLLLYFSFAIFTLYFQSSAHQFIHFNDWFSQQFNSLFGLFSLIAVLLLLVHAWVGGRDIMIDYLPRKRLKLWLKLYLGFLWLIAIDVIWLASRVLA; encoded by the coding sequence ATGAATTTAACCGGAGTCAAAGCGCATAAATGGCAACGCATCAGCGCGGTTTATCTATTGCTGTATTTCAGTTTTGCCATTTTCACGCTTTATTTTCAAAGCAGCGCCCATCAATTTATTCATTTTAACGACTGGTTCAGCCAGCAATTCAATTCGCTTTTCGGTCTTTTCAGCTTGATTGCCGTACTACTGTTGCTGGTGCATGCCTGGGTGGGCGGACGCGACATTATGATCGATTATTTACCCAGAAAGCGACTCAAGCTATGGTTGAAACTCTATCTCGGTTTTTTATGGCTGATCGCCATTGATGTTATCTGGCTTGCCAGCCGAGTATTAGCTTAG
- the sdhA gene encoding succinate dehydrogenase flavoprotein subunit, which yields MTTTDPFSSNALQSTSFDAIVIGAGGAGLRAGLLLAEAGHKVAIVSKVFPTRSHTVAAQGGINAALGNVTPDNWQWHMYDTIKGSDYLGDQDAIEFMCEQASHIVRELEHFGVPFSRLENGKIYQRAFGGQSQNFGEKQAHRTCAAADRTGHAILHSLYQQNIRLGTTIFDEHYAIDLLHNDGGAINGVVTMNMQNSEYQILQSPHIMLATGGAGQVFRTNTNASINTGDGLGMVARAGYPLQDMEFWQFHPTGVAGKGMLISEAARGEGGVLRNAEGDAFMKKYAPNVKDLASRDVVSRAIAIEVNEGRGCGPNKDHVLLDLTHLDGDIIKKRLPGIRDISMTFVDIDPVEEPIPVFPTCHYMMGGIPTNINGEVLTQNAEGQSEVVQGLYAVGECACVSVHGANRLGGNSLLDIVVFGRQAAKVISEKLSDNPAQDLPQNQDSLHKVYTRIKNWYNASNRKHGSTDDDIYKIKHDLQRIMEQGCGVFRERESMQKALGALPAIEERLERVGLKDTSNIFNIERLAAFELENLVPIAYATIASALAREESRGAHSRIDFEERDDDNWLKHSLYFYQNRQLDFKAVNLQPKSHEPFEPKKRVY from the coding sequence ATGACAACAACGGATCCATTTAGCTCCAATGCTCTGCAATCAACCAGCTTTGATGCCATTGTAATTGGTGCCGGTGGTGCCGGTTTAAGGGCTGGCTTGTTATTGGCCGAAGCCGGTCATAAGGTAGCGATTGTCTCCAAGGTCTTTCCCACCCGCTCCCATACCGTAGCGGCACAAGGAGGCATCAACGCCGCTTTGGGTAATGTCACACCGGATAATTGGCAATGGCATATGTATGACACCATCAAGGGCAGTGACTATTTAGGGGATCAGGATGCGATTGAATTCATGTGTGAACAGGCATCCCATATAGTCAGAGAGCTGGAACATTTTGGCGTGCCCTTCTCGCGTTTGGAAAACGGTAAAATCTATCAACGCGCCTTTGGCGGGCAAAGCCAGAATTTTGGCGAAAAACAGGCACATCGAACCTGCGCCGCCGCCGACAGAACCGGGCATGCCATTTTGCATTCACTTTATCAGCAGAACATTCGCCTCGGCACGACCATTTTCGATGAACATTATGCTATCGATCTACTGCATAACGATGGCGGAGCGATCAATGGCGTGGTGACCATGAATATGCAAAACAGTGAATACCAGATCCTGCAAAGCCCGCACATCATGCTCGCCACAGGTGGCGCCGGCCAAGTATTTAGAACCAACACCAATGCCAGCATCAATACCGGTGACGGTCTGGGCATGGTGGCAAGAGCCGGTTATCCCCTACAGGACATGGAGTTCTGGCAATTCCATCCGACCGGTGTTGCCGGCAAGGGCATGCTGATTTCCGAAGCGGCGCGTGGTGAAGGCGGCGTGTTGCGCAATGCCGAAGGCGATGCTTTTATGAAAAAGTATGCCCCCAATGTCAAAGACCTCGCCTCTCGCGATGTGGTATCAAGAGCGATTGCCATTGAAGTCAATGAAGGCCGCGGCTGTGGTCCCAACAAAGACCATGTACTGCTTGATTTGACTCATTTGGACGGCGACATCATCAAAAAACGTCTGCCGGGGATTCGTGATATCAGCATGACCTTTGTCGATATCGATCCGGTTGAAGAACCCATACCGGTATTCCCGACCTGTCATTATATGATGGGTGGCATCCCCACCAATATCAACGGCGAGGTATTAACGCAAAATGCCGAAGGCCAAAGCGAAGTGGTTCAAGGGCTTTATGCGGTGGGTGAATGCGCTTGTGTTTCGGTGCATGGCGCCAATCGTCTAGGTGGTAACTCGCTATTGGATATAGTGGTTTTCGGACGTCAGGCGGCAAAAGTGATCAGTGAAAAGCTCAGTGACAACCCGGCACAGGATCTGCCACAAAATCAAGACAGCCTGCATAAGGTCTACACCCGAATTAAAAACTGGTACAACGCTAGCAATCGCAAACACGGCAGCACTGATGACGACATCTATAAAATCAAACATGATTTGCAACGTATTATGGAGCAAGGCTGTGGCGTGTTCCGCGAACGAGAATCCATGCAAAAGGCCTTGGGTGCGCTGCCAGCGATTGAAGAACGTCTGGAAAGGGTCGGGTTAAAGGATACCAGCAATATATTCAATATTGAACGCCTTGCCGCCTTTGAACTGGAAAACCTAGTACCGATCGCCTATGCGACCATCGCCTCGGCTTTAGCCAGAGAAGAGAGTCGCGGCGCCCACTCTCGCATTGATTTTGAAGAACGCGACGATGACAACTGGCTGAAACACAGTTTGTATTTTTATCAAAACCGTCAACTCGACTTCAAGGCGGTTAACCTGCAACCGAAAAGCCATGAACCGTTTGAACCGAAAAAACGTGTCTATTAA
- a CDS encoding succinate dehydrogenase iron-sulfur subunit: MKIIIQRYNPETDRVPYDELFEIDDAQIQHDTMLLEVLLMLRENDSTLAFRSSCQEGVCGSDGMNVNGKNHLSCITPVSSLTQPITIRPLPGLPIIRDLIIDLNLFYQQYQSVKPYLQSEPLDSEHEHLQTPEQRAQLDGSYECILCACCSTSCPSFWWNPDQFAGPAALLAAQRFVIDSRDIKHIDRLQELDSPTKTFRCRHIQNCTDACPKGLNPSRAIQELKSIMVKELP; the protein is encoded by the coding sequence ATGAAAATTATCATTCAACGCTACAACCCGGAAACCGATCGCGTACCTTACGATGAATTGTTTGAAATCGATGACGCCCAGATTCAACACGACACCATGTTGCTCGAAGTGTTATTGATGTTAAGAGAAAACGACAGCACCCTGGCATTTCGCTCCTCTTGCCAGGAAGGCGTTTGCGGATCAGACGGTATGAACGTCAATGGCAAAAACCATTTGAGCTGCATCACACCAGTATCGTCATTAACGCAGCCGATTACTATCAGGCCTTTACCGGGCTTGCCGATTATCAGAGACTTAATTATTGATTTGAACCTGTTTTATCAGCAATACCAATCAGTCAAACCCTATTTGCAAAGCGAACCGCTTGATAGCGAGCACGAACACCTGCAAACACCCGAGCAACGTGCCCAACTTGATGGCAGCTACGAATGCATTCTCTGCGCCTGCTGTTCGACCAGCTGCCCTTCTTTTTGGTGGAATCCCGACCAGTTCGCCGGTCCTGCGGCGCTTTTGGCGGCGCAACGTTTTGTTATCGATTCACGAGATATCAAGCATATCGACCGTTTGCAAGAACTCGACAGCCCAACCAAGACCTTTCGTTGCCGCCATATCCAAAATTGCACCGATGCCTGTCCTAAAGGACTGAACCCAAGCCGAGCCATTCAAGAACTGAAATCCATTATGGTTAAGGAACTGCCTTAA
- a CDS encoding succinate dehydrogenase assembly factor 2, protein MTNNKQHLKTEQFELWRKRILWQCKRGNLETELLLDHYIKQLEPIAPPQQQLIEQLLAESEQDLFHWLIGEHAATSRQDCPRSQVATVIKSPIKTQYLPLIADIKASYQ, encoded by the coding sequence ATGACAAACAACAAGCAACATCTGAAAACCGAACAGTTTGAGCTTTGGCGCAAACGAATTCTCTGGCAATGCAAACGCGGCAATCTGGAAACCGAGTTATTGCTCGATCACTATATCAAACAACTAGAGCCCATTGCTCCGCCACAACAGCAGTTGATCGAACAGCTGCTGGCCGAATCCGAACAAGATCTGTTCCATTGGTTAATTGGCGAGCATGCCGCCACCTCTCGCCAAGATTGCCCCCGCTCTCAGGTAGCAACCGTTATAAAAAGCCCGATAAAAACTCAATATTTGCCACTTATCGCCGATATAAAAGCTAGTTACCAATAA
- the infA gene encoding translation initiation factor IF-1 has product MGKQDVIEFDGVVLETLPNTMFKVELENGHQILAHISGRMRKNYIRILAGDPVKVELTPYDLTKGRITYRGK; this is encoded by the coding sequence ATGGGAAAACAAGACGTAATTGAATTCGATGGTGTGGTACTTGAGACTCTACCTAATACTATGTTCAAAGTAGAGTTGGAAAACGGCCACCAGATTTTGGCGCACATCTCTGGACGTATGCGCAAAAACTACATCCGAATTCTTGCCGGTGACCCAGTTAAGGTTGAGTTGACTCCTTACGATTTGACTAAAGGTCGTATCACTTACCGCGGTAAGTAA